The region GCACGCCAGACGGCGTTTAAAGCAGCTCGATCTTCACAACGTTTCAACCCGTCACGGGGATGGCTGGCAGGGGTGGCAGGCGCGCGCCCCGTTTGACGCTATTATTGTGACGGCCGCGCCGCCTGAGATCCCGACAGCGCTCCTGTCGCAACTGGACGAGGGCGGCATTCTGGTTCTTCCCGTGGGCGATGAGCAGCAGGTATTAAAGCGTGTTCGTCGGCGGGGGAGCGAATTTATTATCGACACCGTAGAAGCTGTGCGCTTTGTTCCTCTGGTGAAAGGGGAACTGGCGTAAACCAGGAATTTTTCCTGTGTTTTTAGCACGCTTTCAGCGTATGGTGAGCGAAAATCGCGTCGGCCAGACGCTGAAAAGAGCGGTCGTCATCGTATTTATTAAGAAGTAAACCATTCCAGGGGGATAAATGAGCGCGGGAAGCCCAACCTTCACAGCACGCCGAGTCGCGGCGCTGTCACTGATTTCGCTTTGTCTGGCGGCATGTAATTCAAATAACTCCTCCGCACCGGCGCCCGTCAGCTCTGTTGGCGGCAGCGCAAGCAGCAGTAGCGCAGGCACCAGCGCAGGCGGCGGAGGGATGATTATGCCGCCTTCGAACATGTCGACGCAGAGCCGCCCGGCGCAGAGCCAGCCGGCACCCGTTCAGCCGCAAATCAGCTCGCCGCGTCAGGCGCAGGTCATCCCCGAACAGCCGGTTCAGACCCAAAATGGCCGCATTGTTTACAACCGTAAGTATGGGAATATTCCGAAAGGAAGCTATACCGGCGGCAGCACCTATACCGTGAAACGTGGCGATACGCTGTTTTATATCGCCTGGATAACCGGGAACGATTTCCGTGATTTGGCCCAGCGTAACCACATTGAAGCCCCGTATGGCCTCAATGTCGGGCAAACCTTGCAGGTGGGCAACGCATCTGGTACGCCGATCACAGGTGGCAATGCAATTACGCAAGCTGATGCAAGCGCACAAGGAATAGTCTCAAAACCTGCGCAAAATACCAGCACGGTGGTTGCGTCGAAACCGACAATTATTTACTCTGAGGATTCAGGTGAACAGAGTGCTAACAAAATGTTGCCTGGGAATGTGAGCTCTGGGGCAGTCGTAGCTCCTTCCACAGCACCTGCTGTTAGCACGACAGAACCGACCGTAAGCAGCACGACCAACAGTGCACCTGTCGCTACCTGGCGCTGGCCGACTGAAGGCAACGTTATCGAGAACTTCTCCGCCGCAGAAGGGGGGAACAAAGGGATCGATATCGCAGGCAGCAAAGGACAGGCTATCGTCGCAACCGCAGAGGGTCGCGTCGTGTACGCCGGTAATGCGCTTCGCGGTTACGGTAATCTTATTATCATCAAACACAACGATGATTACCTGAGTGCCTACGCCCATAACGACACTATGCTGGTCCGGGAACAACAAGAAGTTAAGGCGGGGCAAAAAATCGCTACCATGGGTAGCTCCGGAACCAGTTCAACACGCTTGCATTTTGAAATTCGTTACAAGGGGAAATCCGTAAACCCGCTGCGCTATTTGCCGCAGCGATAAATTGGCAGAGTGCGCTTCTTCAGGCGCTTTGCTCAGGGATCACGGGTAGGAGCCACCTTATGAATCAGAATACGCTGAAAGTTCATGACTTAAATGAAGACGCGGAATTTGATGAGAACGGAGTTGAGGCTTTTGACGAAAAAGCCTTGGTAGAAGAGGAACCCAGTGATAACGACCTGGCTGAAGAAGAGCTGCTGTCGCAGGGTTCAACACAGCGTGTATTAGATGCTACTCAGCTGTATCTGGGCGAGATTGGTTATTCTCCGCTGTTAACGGCTGAAGAAGAAGTTTACTTTGCGCGCCGCGCTCTGCGTGGTGATGTCGCCTCCCGCCGTCGCATGATCGAAAGTAACCTGCGTCTTGTGGTTAAGATTGCCCGTCGTTACAGCAATCGTGGTCTGGCGCTGCTGGATCTGATTGAAGAGGGCAACCTGGGGCTGATTCGCGCCGTTGAGAAATTTGACCCGGAACGCGGGTTCCGCTTCTCAACCTATGCGACCTGGTGGATTCGTCAGACCATCGAACGGGCAATCATGAACCAAACCCGTACGATTCGCCTGCCGATTCACATCGTGAAGGAGCTTAACGTCTATCTGCGTACCGCGCGTGAACTGTCCCATAAACTGGACCACGAGCCGAGCGCAGAAGAGATTGCTGAACAGCTGGATAAACCGGTTGATGACGTTAGCCGTATGCTGCGCCTGAACGAGCGCATTACCTCTGTCGACACCCCGCTGGGTGGCGATTCAGAGAAAGCGCTGCTCGATATCCTGGCCGATGAAAAAGACAACGGCCCGGAAGACACCACGCAGGACGATGATATGAAACAGAGCATCGTCAAATGGCTGTTCGAACTGAACGCCAAACAGCGTGAAGTCCTGGCTCGTCGTTTCGGCCTGCTCGGTTACGAAGCGGCAACGCTTGAAGATGTCGGTCGTGAAATCGGCCTGACTCGTGAACGCGTTCGCCAGATTCAGGTTGAAGGCCTGCGCCGTCTGCGTGAAATCCTGCAGGGTCAGGGGCTGAACATCGAAGCGCTGTTCCGCGAATAACCACCTGTCCCCTCAAAAAAGGCCAGTCTTTGACTGGCCTTTTTCTTTTATATCAACTGCTTAAACCTGGCGCGTTTCATGCAGATGACGCCAGCACGGCTTCCCTTCATGCAGTTCAAACACCACGGTAGACCAGCGCACCGTGATCTCCTGCCCCGTTTTTTGCGTTTCCCGATACCCGACGACTGCGCCCGCAGGCCATTCGGCGATAAGGGACAGACTATCGACCTCAATCGCGAGCCCCGGTCGGCTGCCGCGCGCGGCGCTGAAAAAGGCGCGTAAGGCTATGGCATCGAGCGGCGCGCCGTTTAATGGGATCATCGAATAGTCAGCGCGAAAGCGGGCCAGCAGCGCCTCAACGTCGCCTTCACCCTGACCGAGCCAGCGCTCAATCGCCACATGGGCATCCACGACTTCCGTAAACCAGCGGTTCATTACTTCTCCTTCTCTGATAAAAATGACAGGACGACCGCCGCAGAAGGCAGCCGCCACGCGAAAAAGATCGGCAGCAGCGTCATCGCCGCCGCAAGCGCAAAGGTGGCGCGCCAGGCGGCGGGCGGCACGAGCAGATGCATCAGCACGTTCAGCACGACGCTGATAAGCGTAACGCCAAAGCAGAAGCTGAGCTGGCGGTTAATATTCCACAGCGCGCTGGCGTCAGGCAGATCTGCGTGCGCGGTATGTAAAAACGCGCTGCTTTGCGCCGTACTGCTGCACAGGCTGCCGCCTGCACCCATCAAACCAAAGGCGGCGACCAGCAGCGCCCACGGGGTATCTGGCCCGGCCTGCGTCAGCAGCACGATACCGCCCGCCTGCAACAGGCATCCGGTGATAAGCAGCGGGCGCGGGCCGAGACGGTTAAACAGCCGGGCGGTCGCGGAGATAGCCATAAACGATGCCACCGACCACGGCACCATCAGCGCGCCGCTGGCGGCCGGAGAGCGCCCGGCGACCGTCTGAAGCCAGAACATGCCGACCACATTCACGCCAATAAACATGCCGGGAACGCACTGATAGACCAGCATAGATAAGCGCATTAGCGGCTCGCCCATGAGACGCACCTTCAGCAGCGGCGCCGGGTGATTTCGACAGCGACGCAGCATCCACGCGAGAAGCGCCACGCCGCCCGCGAGGCAAATTACCGCCAGCAGCGGCTGCGTGTTCTCGCTAAGTCCGCTCAGCCCGTACAACAGTAGCAACAGCCCGCCTGCGCCAGAAAGCGCGCCCGGGATATCAAGCGGACGGCGAACGGCAGGTGCCGCGTCGGGTTTCAGCCAGCACCAGGCCATCAGGAGTGCGGTAAGCGAAAGCGGAAGGCTTGCTAAAAAGACCCCATGCCAGCTGGCGGCCTGCACCATCACGCCGCCGAGCGCCGGCGACAGCGCAGGCGCCAGCAAGCCCGTCAGCATCACGGCAGACGCAAGCCTTGCACGCTCATGTTTCGCGAAAAGTTGCCACGCCAGCGCCTGGCCTGTCGGGATCAGCAAACCGCCGCCCGCGCCCTGAATCACGCGCCAGAAGATAAGCGACTCCAGCGACGTCGCCATGCCGCAGGCGGCGGTAGCGAGGCTGAAGATCGTCAGCGAGAGTAAAAATACGCGGCGCGCGCCCAGACGCTGCGTCAGCCAGGCGCTGAGCGGTATAACGACCGTCAGCCCGGCAATATAGCCGTTGCTTATCCAGGCAAGCTGCGTCACGGTCGCGTTCAGCGCCTCGCCGATAGCCGGAAAAGCCACTGCCGCGATAAACATATTGATTAAATCGAGAAAAAAGCCCAGCAGATAAATCAGCGTGACTCGGTTGCGGTAGCTCATGGTATGCCCTCTGTGGAAGAGAGGCACTGTAAACGCCCGGCGCGTCAGGAAAAACCGCGTCCGGGTTGATATACTGTCAAAACTTTTTTGACAATCGGCCTAATGACGATGCTTAACTTAACGCGGCTTGCGACCTTCGTCGCCGTCGTGGAGGCGGGGAGCTTTACCGCCGCCGCCGCCGCCCTCGGCCAGACCAAAGCGGTGGTGAGTGTTAATATCCGCCAGCTTGAGGCTGAGCTTGGCGTGACGCTGCTGCTGCGCTCGACGCGTCGCCTGA is a window of Cronobacter muytjensii ATCC 51329 DNA encoding:
- the nlpD gene encoding murein hydrolase activator NlpD — its product is MSAGSPTFTARRVAALSLISLCLAACNSNNSSAPAPVSSVGGSASSSSAGTSAGGGGMIMPPSNMSTQSRPAQSQPAPVQPQISSPRQAQVIPEQPVQTQNGRIVYNRKYGNIPKGSYTGGSTYTVKRGDTLFYIAWITGNDFRDLAQRNHIEAPYGLNVGQTLQVGNASGTPITGGNAITQADASAQGIVSKPAQNTSTVVASKPTIIYSEDSGEQSANKMLPGNVSSGAVVAPSTAPAVSTTEPTVSSTTNSAPVATWRWPTEGNVIENFSAAEGGNKGIDIAGSKGQAIVATAEGRVVYAGNALRGYGNLIIIKHNDDYLSAYAHNDTMLVREQQEVKAGQKIATMGSSGTSSTRLHFEIRYKGKSVNPLRYLPQR
- the rpoS gene encoding RNA polymerase sigma factor RpoS, producing MNQNTLKVHDLNEDAEFDENGVEAFDEKALVEEEPSDNDLAEEELLSQGSTQRVLDATQLYLGEIGYSPLLTAEEEVYFARRALRGDVASRRRMIESNLRLVVKIARRYSNRGLALLDLIEEGNLGLIRAVEKFDPERGFRFSTYATWWIRQTIERAIMNQTRTIRLPIHIVKELNVYLRTARELSHKLDHEPSAEEIAEQLDKPVDDVSRMLRLNERITSVDTPLGGDSEKALLDILADEKDNGPEDTTQDDDMKQSIVKWLFELNAKQREVLARRFGLLGYEAATLEDVGREIGLTRERVRQIQVEGLRRLREILQGQGLNIEALFRE
- a CDS encoding MFS transporter; this encodes MSYRNRVTLIYLLGFFLDLINMFIAAVAFPAIGEALNATVTQLAWISNGYIAGLTVVIPLSAWLTQRLGARRVFLLSLTIFSLATAACGMATSLESLIFWRVIQGAGGGLLIPTGQALAWQLFAKHERARLASAVMLTGLLAPALSPALGGVMVQAASWHGVFLASLPLSLTALLMAWCWLKPDAAPAVRRPLDIPGALSGAGGLLLLLYGLSGLSENTQPLLAVICLAGGVALLAWMLRRCRNHPAPLLKVRLMGEPLMRLSMLVYQCVPGMFIGVNVVGMFWLQTVAGRSPAASGALMVPWSVASFMAISATARLFNRLGPRPLLITGCLLQAGGIVLLTQAGPDTPWALLVAAFGLMGAGGSLCSSTAQSSAFLHTAHADLPDASALWNINRQLSFCFGVTLISVVLNVLMHLLVPPAAWRATFALAAAMTLLPIFFAWRLPSAAVVLSFLSEKEK